One window from the genome of Halostella litorea encodes:
- a CDS encoding pyridoxal phosphate-dependent aminotransferase — MTDFSRRVEQVSISGIREVFEAAGDDAINLGLGQPDFPTPEHARQAAVDAIERGDGDAYTSNKGIPELREAIAAKYDRDGTFAVDPDHVIATAGGSEALHLAMEAHVDPDEEVIFPDPGFVAYDALTRIAGGTPKPVGLREDLTMDPAAVEDAITEDTAAFVVNSPANPTGTVQSEADIREFARIADEHDVLCISDEVYEYIVFDGEHHSPMTYAESDNVVVIGACSKSYSMTGWRLGWVTGSNRRVERMLRVHQYVQACASAPAQYAAEAALTGPQQPVEEMVAAFEERRDVLLDGLADIGLETPTPEGAFYAMPKVPEGFVDECIDRGVVVVPGGAFGEGGEGYARISYATDVETLKEALAVMGEAADAVR, encoded by the coding sequence ATGACGGACTTCTCCCGGCGTGTGGAGCAAGTGTCGATCAGCGGCATCCGCGAGGTGTTCGAGGCGGCGGGCGACGACGCGATCAACCTCGGACTGGGCCAGCCGGACTTCCCGACGCCCGAGCACGCCCGGCAGGCGGCCGTCGACGCGATAGAGCGCGGCGACGGCGACGCCTACACGTCGAACAAGGGGATCCCCGAACTGCGCGAGGCGATCGCCGCGAAGTACGACCGGGACGGCACGTTCGCCGTCGACCCGGACCACGTCATCGCCACCGCCGGCGGGAGCGAGGCGCTCCACCTGGCCATGGAGGCCCACGTCGACCCCGACGAGGAGGTCATCTTCCCCGACCCCGGCTTCGTCGCCTACGACGCGCTGACCCGCATCGCCGGCGGGACGCCCAAGCCCGTCGGCCTGCGCGAGGACCTGACGATGGACCCGGCGGCGGTCGAGGACGCGATCACCGAGGACACCGCCGCGTTCGTCGTCAACAGCCCGGCGAACCCGACCGGCACGGTCCAGAGCGAGGCGGACATCCGGGAGTTCGCCCGCATCGCCGACGAGCACGACGTGCTCTGTATCTCCGACGAGGTGTACGAGTACATCGTGTTCGACGGCGAGCACCACTCGCCGATGACCTACGCCGAGAGCGACAACGTGGTCGTCATCGGCGCGTGCTCGAAGAGCTACTCGATGACGGGCTGGCGGCTCGGCTGGGTGACCGGGTCGAACCGCCGGGTCGAGCGCATGCTCCGCGTCCACCAGTACGTGCAGGCCTGCGCCAGCGCGCCGGCCCAGTACGCCGCGGAGGCGGCGCTTACCGGGCCACAGCAGCCGGTCGAGGAGATGGTCGCCGCCTTCGAGGAGCGCCGCGACGTGTTGCTCGACGGCCTCGCCGACATCGGGCTGGAGACGCCGACCCCGGAGGGCGCGTTCTACGCGATGCCGAAGGTGCCCGAGGGGTTCGTCGACGAGTGCATCGACCGCGGCGTCGTCGTCGTCCCCGGCGGCGCGTTCGGCGAGGGCGGCGAGGGGTACGCCCGCATCTCCTACGCGACCGACGTGGAGACGCTGAAGGAGGCCTTGGCGGTCATGGGCGAGGCGGCCGACGCGGTGCGGTAA
- a CDS encoding UbiA family prenyltransferase, with translation MPLSRRGRGPEPALRALLSQVHPVFMLPPVAASLFGGVLAGRFDPPLAAVHATAIFAAVYTAHVKDGYVDFHVRGEDDDHPLTERGCRLALTGSTALFAACLAALWALSGVGAALITLPTWLIGYGHAPQLDTNPVTATTGYPLGIALSVAGGHYVQAGGVGATALAFAAVFLVLLSGVKVIDDAQDYDYDRSIRKRTVAVVLGRQRARTLAYLLMAAALVAVVAFAAARLFPPSAALSVVAFGAVALFARRADPELATMLLVRGSYVFLAVLVAAVWFEPLA, from the coding sequence ATGCCACTTTCGCGCCGCGGACGCGGACCGGAACCGGCGCTCCGTGCCCTCCTGTCGCAGGTGCACCCGGTGTTCATGCTCCCGCCGGTCGCCGCCTCGCTGTTCGGCGGCGTGCTGGCGGGCAGGTTCGACCCGCCCCTCGCCGCGGTTCACGCGACGGCCATCTTCGCCGCGGTGTACACGGCCCACGTGAAGGACGGCTACGTCGACTTCCACGTCCGCGGCGAGGACGACGACCACCCGCTCACCGAACGGGGCTGTCGGCTCGCGCTCACCGGGTCCACGGCGCTGTTCGCGGCCTGCCTCGCGGCGCTGTGGGCGCTTTCGGGCGTCGGCGCGGCGCTGATCACGCTCCCGACGTGGCTCATCGGCTACGGCCACGCGCCGCAGCTCGACACGAACCCCGTGACGGCGACGACGGGCTACCCGCTCGGCATCGCGCTGAGCGTCGCCGGCGGGCACTACGTGCAGGCCGGGGGCGTCGGCGCGACGGCGCTGGCCTTCGCCGCCGTCTTCCTCGTCCTGCTCTCCGGCGTGAAGGTGATCGACGACGCGCAGGACTACGACTACGACCGCTCGATCCGCAAGCGCACCGTCGCAGTCGTCCTCGGCCGGCAGCGCGCCCGGACGCTGGCGTACCTGCTCATGGCCGCCGCGCTCGTCGCCGTCGTCGCGTTCGCGGCGGCGCGGCTGTTCCCGCCCTCGGCCGCCCTGTCGGTGGTCGCGTTCGGCGCGGTGGCGCTTTTCGCCCGCCGCGCAGACCCGGAACTGGCGACGATGCTGCTCGTTCGCGGGTCGTACGTGTTCCTCGCGGTGCTCGTCGCGGCGGTGTGGTTCGAACCGCTCGCCTAG